ATGAGGGCTATATGGTCTAGACGAGTCAAATTCAATGCACAAAGTGATATATCCTAAGGATGTGATTAAGGTCAAGAGACATCCTCGCATGAGGAATCCTGTACAACAAGGTCTTGACTGAGTTTCCAAAAAGCTTCTCagaatcaaatagattttttttccaAGTACACCTTTCGAAGAATTATTCTCTACAGTAGCAAATCTAGCAGAATCATGTTGTTCTAACTAACAAAGTAAAGAAAGAAAGTGACAAAAAAACATGTATAAGAGTGGCAAGACGCAATCCTATTCAAGAATAACAGACCTCCGGAACAACGCTAGAGCCTCCATGTAGTGAGTTTTTAATTTCACAGGATTAAAGCTATAATGTGTTAAAAGTGTAAATTCCAATTCAAATTTaagtttcaaagttgtttttgCATAGTTTACAAGCCTGCATATAGCAGCTTTTCAGCACTTTTATTTGGCACAATGCAAACTATAATGACGACGCCAGTAACCAAAATGTTTTGGCACTTTTACATTGATCTAACCAACATAGTAAAGAAAGAAAGTGACCAAAAAACATGTATAGGAGTGGCCAGAAGCAGTTCTCTATCCAAGAATAACAGACCTCTGGACAGCCTCTAGAGCCTCCGTGTAGTTTCATCAAAGGTTTAAGTTTCACAGGGTTAAAGCTCTAATGTGTTTAAGtgtaaattcaaattcaaattcaagttTCAGATTTGTTTTTACCTAGTTTACAACCCTAAATATGGCAGCTTTTCAGCACTTTTATTTGGCATGATGCACACAATGCAAACCATAACAACTATGCTGGTAACCAAAATGTTTTGTCCTGTTCTAAACATAAATAGCATTAGCATGCAAATTTTGACAACTCTTTTATTCACATAAGGAATTATTAAGTAGGTGCACAACGCACACGATGCAAACCATAAGAACCATGCTGATAATCAAAATGTTTTGTCCTGTTCTGAACAAAAATAGCATTAGCAAGCAGATTTTAACAACTCTTCTATATTCACCAAAATCCTCTATTTTAGTTTTGTCAAGGTGCTCTGATTGTGTCCCTCATTATAATTGAAAATTCTGGGTTCTAACAAAAGAACCGCAAAAAAAACGTAAGATATAAACAATCAGCTTGCAGAAAACAAAGTGcaaaatataaatacataaatgGAAAAGTGGGACTACAAAACATTGTTAGGCAGCAGCAAGTCCAAAATTAAATAATGGATTGACAAGGATACagcaaatttaagaaaaaaaaactcTCATCGAAAGGTCTAAAGCCTTTGAAAAGGGGGCACCTTAACCAAAGAAAATTACCTTAATATCTAAAATAACACTTTTAGTTGACAACAAACTAGAAGTATCTATACTCATTTTCCTTCTAAGAAAACCATGCACCAAAATGCATGTTTCCTATGCTGGTATAGCTTCTTTATCAACATCTTCAAGGATGAAAGCCTTAGCAGGCTTGGCTAGTAAATCAGTGTACTCCTGGAAAGGCGATTTTGAGAAACGAGTCTCCCTCCACAAATCAGGTGTCAAAAATGCATAAGTCTTTAACAAACAGTCAAAGGTCGCCTGCCAGCCAAGAACCAGATCAGAATTGTGGCATAAATATGTTTTTCCACATTTTCATTAGTTGATTTATAATGAGATCTACAATATAGCATGATCCACAGAGAAGAGGTCAGTTTCATCCATAACATACTAAGCTATGTGCACTCAAGTGGATGCAACTTCTGTGCAATTCTTTCCATAGCTCATTGTAGCCACTGTTGTAAAAATGAAATATGGAGCCTTAACATTTGGAACATACATCTAAACTATGCGCGCACCCAAGTGGATGCAACTTCTGTGCAATTCTTTCCATAACTCATTGTAGCCACGTTTGTTGTAAAAATGAAAAACAAGGCTTAACAAATGCAACATACATGGATATTttaaaatatgattttaaataactGCCAATGATTCAATATTGAATATGGGTTGCTCACAACCTTTAAATTGACCAATTAAGTTAATGGATGGCAATCTCACACTATATTTTATCTGACAATTAATGTCTTCTTGAATGAAGGTTTTTGGAGGCGAAAATTGCCAATCAATTTACTATATTAGCGATTCCAATAATTCAAATAGTCAAATAAAATACTTTAAAATGTCTCTGCATTAAGTTCAGGGATAAGGTAGCCCGTCAATTTAGTGTATTAGCCAGTCTAATAATTGTCATAGCTACCAGAGACTTGTCCCTTGACCCTTGGTACTCATCTTCTATACTGTAAACACATCCCCATCTCCAAAACCTATATGGAGACGTCTCCAGACAGTAGGAGACTTCAAACGAAGTTTCTTTGCATCTCCATAAAGAATCCCTTGAAAATGAGGAAACTTCAAATGGAAATTTCTCAGATATACCAAATAAATTACTCTGGATTTTCTTAAGTGCTGATATGTGGTAGACAAAAGTTAAAAGAACCAAGAAAATAAACTATAGACttgtaattttcttttcttttcatagaGAAGTTACAAGTTCTATTGGTGGTAGAAAAATTCTTTACTAAAtagtaaatcccaaagaggtaaggTAAGAAAGGAAGTGAAGAAATAATAAGGAAGAAAAAGTTTTTATCAATTGATTAAAAATAGTCATCTCCAAGGTCCCCTAGACCATGTTTTTTAAAATAATGGCACTCCCCTCCTAGTTTCTTTGCCAACTCCAGGTGAGGTTatggttttaaatttaatttttctatcatgataattatcaaatatcaaaataaataacTAGTCATCCCTAAATACCCGTCCCCATCTCCACTACCAATACCCATCTCCTCTACCAATACCCATCTCCTGGAAAGTATGATATTAAATTAACCAtcaataaacaaacaaacaaaagataCACCACACCAATTGGATTCAATGTAATCTTGCCAATCACAAAATTACCCTAATTTGGATTCATTGAATAGATTGTGTAAGAAAACATGAGATTAAATACACCCAATGTGACAAAACAATAGCATGCACTAGCATTCAAAAACAAGAGAAATTGATAGGAATGCATCTGAGAACCAAAGCAATCCAAGTTCAATGAGTCGAAAAAAGAGTTGATAATATTTAGGGATAAAGTAGATATGAAATTATTTATCATATAAAAAACAAAAGGGACATTTGAAACAAAACCAATCACACAAAACTATCCTACAATCGATTGATCAAATAGAAAGGGGATGGAAGTATGATCAGAATCTTAACCACATACTAAAAAACATTGCCAATTATTGAATGGTATGAGCTCAAAACAGAAAAAGTATTAACAATTTAGTAAGAGCCCCCTTTTCAAATCTCAAGATGCAGGATAATTGATGAAGTATCAGGATTGGGTAAAATATTGCATCCAAATTACTAGGTAAAGCATACCCAATGGACAGGGGATGCATGTTCCTGGTAAATTTGGCAAAAGAGAAGAGACGACCCTCTAAATAGCATACAAATCGATGTAGCATACAAAAGCAtatgaaaataataaatatatagatATCTAAAGGCTAAAATCAAGGATATTTGACAATATACATATTTCCTAATATTTTTAATGTTAATAATATTTATAAGCCTTATATAACAttgataaaaatatataatattacaatagACTAATAAAATCATAGATGAAGAATACTAATAAATATTGATATATTATAAATTTTAGAAATTAACATATTCCAGCTACTTACTTGATGTTCATTATTTCTAGACAAGCCTGCAGTAAATCAATACTTTGATATTTGACAGTGAATCCCAAAACGAGGACTCTAATCTAAAATGAGTAAAATGTACTCCAATCGGCTATGCACTTCCTACACTCCATCAAGCTGACAACTACACAAAATAAAGGGACCTAGCATATTTTTCAGATATATCGTCATTTCCTTGCTCCTTGCTAGTATGATCTATCTCTATGTGAGACAAGCTGGATCAATATTTCCAATAGTCTTTCTCTCTTTGGCACCCAATAAATATCTCTATGGCACCCTAAAAATATCTCTATGGCATGTTGTGGCTCAAACCAATAGataattgaaaaagaaataaaaatattagtgGTAGAATTGGAAGATCACAAAATTCGTGATGGTTTACCCCAAACAAACCCACAAACAAATGGCAGAACCTTGCATGCACCCCCTACAGAGCCAAACCTAAAAACAGATAAAAACCGACAAGTCCAAGTGGAGCACAAACcaataacataaaataattaaAGTATGCTAgtataattatttataattaatacaTAAATGCAGTGTTAGCCCCCAAGTGTAAAATAAACAGTTGAGTCGTTGAGAGAAAAATAATAGTCATGGGTTCAAAACCTGATTAAAACAATGTACCACAATGTGGAGCCACTGTAAGCATAACCAAGAACTTACAAGGGCTTGCCTATTCATTGGTTACGCCCTAGTTGTTGTTGGTGTCTCCTGGTCGCTAGGTTGCTGATTCTTCTTATTAATTTGACATATCAAGTttatgttaagatatttttgtaaCGCACACACTATCACAATCCATCTCTTGCTGCCTTTGTAGTTACACCAGACCACTTGTGAGGTTGCAACTGGCATACAAACTTATACAAGGTTGCCTAGAATAAAATTGAATTTCCAAACTAATAATATATTTACAATTAATGACATACATGATAATTGTTAAAATGGGTTAGATATCACATCAACTGTATGTTTATACTTGGCATACAAATTGATGCAAAGTTCCCCTAAAATAGTTTGAATTTACaacatccaaaaaaaaattaaattagctaGAGAAATGATGTGTGAAAATTGGATATATATCACATCAATTTAGGATTACAAGTGGCATGCAAATTGAAGTCAAGTAGACCCTAAAGAGTGCTTGAATttataaaatcaaaaaataattaaattaagctAGAGAGACAATACGATGTTAAAATTAGGTAAAAGATCAAGTTGTAGGGTTACCATTGACATACAAATTGATGCAAGATCGCTCCTTGAAAAAGATTGAATTTACAAGATCAATAAAAGATTAATATTCTCTTGAGACATTAATGAGCGTTCAAATTGGAAAAATGAGTATTTGAAAAGGTTTgaattaaaataatacaaaaaaaatactAGAGCCATAATAAGGTGTTAAAAGTGAGTAAACAATCGCATTAAACGTAGGGATGCAATTGGCATACAAATTGATGCAGGGTTGCCCTTGAAAAATACCAAATTCAcaaaatcaaaagacaattatagTTAGCTACAAACATGAATGGGTCTCATAATTTAGTAAAGACCAGACCATTTGTAAAGTTACAAATGGTAAATAAATAGATGCAATTGCAGGGTTAACCCCACAAAAAAGTGAATATACAAAtatcaaataaaattaaaaccaAAATTGGCTAGAAAAATGATTGGGTCCTAAAATTAGGTAAAGTATACGGTTGCAATTGGCATGTAAAGTGATTCCGGAGTGCCACAGAAAGctgtaaattaaaattaaaaataaatctcTATTGAGGCAAACAAACTCAAAGTTTCAAAATTGGATAGGTAAAAGATAAGGCTATAAAATTGGATGGAGACAAGATAAGGTGTTAAAATTGGATAGAAGCTTAGGATCATCCAGAAACTTTTGAATTTACAGAACCAAGAATTGGATAGAAAGTACCAACAGGACAGCGCCTACATGGCAAGGATGATGGCGTGTCACACAATCTATCAAAGTTTAAATCCTCAGAGGTATAACTGGGCAAGGTTTGATCCTGAAGGAAACTGACAGAATAATTCCCCTTCTCATGTAAGATTAATCGAAAGAAGCTTGTGATATGTGTATGCATACTCAGGATGATGTATTCTGTTTATGAGCAAAGATGACAATATCTATGTAGCCTAGCAGATTCCTTTTTACAAAAATATAGAAAAGATACGTAAGGCGTTATAGTCGACTATAAGATTATATCAATCGCCATTCAAATCCAAACAATGTTACTCCGAAAAAAtgaattcataaaacaaaacaaaaaatgaattaCCAGAACCCTTAGCCATCATGAGCAATGAGAGTGATTTTCATTTACCAAACAAAAAAATTCAGCAACAGGGCTTGGAAGAGAGGAAGAGCAACTTGCCTtaacaaaattacccaaagtcTTAGTCGAACCCCGCGAAGAAGTAAAGACATCGTCAATCCCAGCGAAGTGCAGGACCTTCTTAGGCACACGGGCAGCCACGATTCCGGCCCCTCGGGGGGCAGGAACCATCCTGACAGTAACGGATCCACACTTGCCCGTGACCTTACACGGCACAGTATGAACCTTCCCGATCTTGTTACCCCAGTAACCACGCCTCACAGGGATGACTGAAAGCTTGGCCAAAATCAAGGCCCCTCTAATAGCAGTGGCAACTTCTTTACTGCACTTGACGCCCAGCCCAACATGCCCGTTGCTATCGCCCACCACGACGAAGGCTTTAAATCTCGTTCTCTGCCCTGCCCTAGTCTGCTTCTGAACGGGCGTGATCTTCATGACCTCGTCCTTGAGCTGCGGGCCCAGCATGGATTCCACAATTTGATGTTCCTTGACGGGCAAAGAGAACAAATAGATCTGCTCTAAAGAACGGATTTTACCTTCTTTTACCAGACGGCCGAGCTTTGTGACGGGcacccatttttcttcttcttctctgcggCCTCTCCGCCCACGGCCACGATCTCCACGGCCACGTCCCCTATCGCCGCGGCCGCCTCTGTCGCCACGCCCGAATCCGCGCCCAAACCCCCCTCCTCTTTCCGCCATGATTTTACTACAGCTGCAAAAAATACCTAAGCTCTGCAAGACACAACCTAAAATCTTCTAGTAACCTTATAAATCCCGCTTTATAAAACCCTCACAAACCCTAAAATGTTTTAGGGGAAAACGGTGTGCATACTTTTCATTAAGATAAGAGTGTTCTTGAGTAATTACACATTCAGATTCTATACTAAATAATGTAAGATCATTGTAGAAAGTAAATGTAGAacaatgaatgaaagattttatgGTTTATGGAAGAGAAGAAGTAAAGTTGTATATGATCTTTTCTTATCTAATGTATGTATTTTTGGAGTCATACTTTGTTCTATTAAGTGTTGTTATATATTTGTATGTTGTAAGTTTTattagtctttatatttctttgtattttttaGATCATATTTGTTCTATCGAGTAAATGTGGTATATTTTGTATGTTGTACATTTTATTAGCTTTTACGCTTGTTCATAATTAGTTATGATTATGATATCATTTCAACGAGGATTTGGGGAGTTGGCAACCCTATAATGTAAAGGTCTTAGGGTAGCAATTCTCAAAAAAAAATAGGTCAATTTTCAAGGTGATTTTTTAGCCCATGTTTTTATACCCATTGTATTCTAATAACACTTAGTGTTCCCTATAATAATGTACCTAAAAATAATCACAAGTAGATTAGAATTAAGGGCAAGTGATAAATATCTTACTTGTATCAAGTGAACATTGTTTTAAGATAATGAGTATTgtaaatactaaaaaaaattaaGGGTTTTCCAATGATAAATAAATGTGTTGACATGTGAGACTGTCATTGTTTTCTTTCTATTGAATTCAAGATTATGTTAGCTTTGATTCTCTTTTATTGGTTTATCAATATTATTTTTCTCCATGTCCTTTAGCAACAAAATTGTTTTGTACAATCACGTTCTTATCCACTTTAAAACTACAATGTGTTCCTAGAGAAATTTGTTTAAATCTAAGACAACATGGTTTTGGGCACCTTTGGAGACTTGTCATGTTATGGTGTGGAAGTGTCTAATATTCCCCAAGTCTAACAAACAAACTTTACAAGTTAGAGGTTGGACCTTGAAAGGAATATTGAATGTGTAGGTGATCAAGTGTAGTATTAGTGTGGGTGTGTGTATGAAATGTGTCTTCACCTTCTAATCTTTATTGTGCTATGGTTGTGTGTGGTTGTGTGtttgtatatatgtgcatgtgggtGCTCTCTTTCTCATtttatttattctatgtttgttccCCTTGATTCCTTATTTATTATATGTAATTTGATTGCTTTATGGCCAAGTAGGTGTTAGATGGGATCAAAATGTGGAGTGAATTGAGAAAGTAaagtcaaatgaaaaaaaaaattgaacatcatGGATGCAAGCATGCATGGTCTCATCTAAAGTACATTATTATGGGCTTGATAACATCTAAGATGGGAGAACAATAAAAATTGAAATAGATTGGGATGCTCACATTTAGTTTTGGATTAATTATGAAATAAGGTGTGGGTTTGGAACATTTGATGCACCTAGCATTCATAAACTAGATATGGTTATACTTATTAACAAGGCATTAATAATGTGTGCTAAATGAGAGGGAAAAGTGTAAAGTATCCCTATACTTACAAAACTTGGATAATTGAGGAGAATAAACTACAGtgcaattatttaatatttatggtaGAGAGTTTTATTTGTAGTCATCAAACAAGAGACACAATGCATCAAGTTCTTATGGGTGATTTGGTGGTTTAGATTGTGTGAGGAGTTGATTTCTCAACACTAATATGTAGGACATTAATGTAATTcgtgaaatgaaattgaaaataataaaatgcaAGGATATCAAGATAAAATGTTAtgtttattgtagacacctaaaaatgtctctttaatcgcatactaattattcatctaattaattaagtaattctttaattatttgattaaactaaccattttttctaatcatcactcttcaacacttctaattattctatttctattctcaaatcattttaatcagttaaccctctttcaaatattaattaaatattaattatttaattatttgtgatttattccttagttaaataatctttattatttaattaagctcatttctaatgtttaaataattttatttaaactatttaaattaattaaagtaTTATTTCAAATCCCcgaattctaattccaattaatttcatttatctCAAATTCACattctcccaaattctaatttcatctaatttcattaaatttgagtttcaacaaatttcaattaatttcatgtgcatcttAGCATtccaaaatctaaatttaaatccaaattgtaaatgaaaatcaaattcaacttcaaaatcctacagcacatgttgaaaatcaaactaattgatcaaatgagttaactagttagttaactcagttaactcttcaatcaaccattttcattaaaaaatggttttttctgactaatcaatcaattcactcATCTAATCCATTTAATCAATCATCTCCCCAATCAACCCAGTCAATTGcctaatcaattgagttcactcttcaatcaattgagttcactcttcaatcaatctaaGTTAATAGACCAATCAAATGAGTCCATTGATCAATCAaacttagttatctatcaatcaacacttgagttctatttctcttctcctttgtgttgaaaatctataaattcaacctcttttatcaattcaatctagaatcacagtctt
The nucleotide sequence above comes from Cryptomeria japonica chromosome 11, Sugi_1.0, whole genome shotgun sequence. Encoded proteins:
- the LOC131068770 gene encoding uncharacterized protein LOC131068770 produces the protein MAERGGGFGRGFGRGDRGGRGDRGRGRGDRGRGRRGRREEEEKWVPVTKLGRLVKEGKIRSLEQIYLFSLPVKEHQIVESMLGPQLKDEVMKITPVQKQTRAGQRTRFKAFVVVGDSNGHVGLGVKCSKEVATAIRGALILAKLSVIPVRRGYWGNKIGKVHTVPCKVTGKCGSVTVRMVPAPRGAGIVAARVPKKVLHFAGIDDVFTSSRGSTKTLGNFVKATFDCLLKTYAFLTPDLWRETRFSKSPFQEYTDLLAKPAKAFILEDVDKEAIPA